In Triticum aestivum cultivar Chinese Spring chromosome 5B, IWGSC CS RefSeq v2.1, whole genome shotgun sequence, the following proteins share a genomic window:
- the LOC123114277 gene encoding probable ion channel CASTOR isoform X1 → MPLDPDHSPSPPPQPPHRDWFFPPAPPFLPSSSRSLGPRAPFPSTSRSYKPYSPADRRPLPAPRSRSRSPHPSPEQQSPQPPSAPRLRGWDPRYAGVRRGDAQAPAAAAAPPAAPPAVPDRKSPPASALTLRWSGMLSAAAILLCFASLLHRNFSLHDQVHHLRGQLGAATAKLQSCIVVMDSSLDMSSAFSDQSNDEFVPSRSLKNFSLLLSLSALYAPIIILKYIDLLSRLRRSRGSEDVAFNKRLAYRVDIFLSLHPYAKPLVLLVGTMLLIGLGGLALYGVTDDSLSDCLWLSWTFVADAGNHANAVGLGPKLVSVSISIGGMLVFAMMLGLVTDSISEKFDSLRKGRSEVIEQSHTLILGWSDKLGSLLNQICIANESLGGGTIVVMAERDKEEMEADIAKMEFDLKGTAVICRSGSPLILADLKKVSVSKARAIVVLAEEGNADQSDARALRIVLSLTGVKEGLRGHIVVELSDLDNEVLVKLVGGDLVETVVAHDVIGRLMIQCARQPGLAQIWEDILGFENCEFYIKRWPQLVGMQFEDVLISFPDAVPCGIKMASYGGKIILNPDDCYVLQEGDEVIVIAEDDDTYTPAPLPKVRRGYPPKDFVGPKSPERILFCGWRRDMEDMIMVLDAFLAPGSELWMFNDVPEIDRERKLIEGGLDFSRLENITLVHREGNAVIRRHLESLPLESFDSILILADESVEDSAIQADSRSLATLLLIRDIQAKRLPYKEAIGSDGFRRSLSEGSWMGEMQQASDKSVIISEILDPRTKNLLYMSKISDYVLSNELVSMALAMVAEDRQINYVLEELFAEQGNELQIRQSDLYLREDEELSFFEVMLRARQRKEVVIGYRLEDAERAIINPPDKASRRRWSPKDVFVAIAEKE, encoded by the exons ATGCCCCTGGACCCCGAccactcgccgtcgccgccgccgcagccgccgcaccGCGACTGGTTcttcccgccggcgccgcccttcctcccctcctcctccaGGTCCCTCGGACCCAGGGCCCCCTTCCCCTCCACCTCCCGCTCCTACAAGCCCTACTCGCCCGCCGACCGCCGCCCGCTCCCGGCCccccgctcccgctcccgctccccgCACCCCTCGCCGGAGCAGCAGTCGCCGCAGCCCCCCTCCGCGCCGCGCCTCCGCGGCTGGGACCCCCGCTACGCGGGCGTCCGCCGCGGCGATGCGCAGGCGCCCGCAGCTGCAGCCGcgccgccggccgccccgccgGCGGTGCCCGACAGGAAGTCGCCGCCCGCGTCCGCGCTCACCCTCCGTTGGTCCGGGATGCTCTCCGCCGCG GCCATTCTGCTCTGCTTCGCCTCCCTCCTCCACAGGAACTTCTCCCTGCACGACCAGGTCCACCATTTGCGG GGACAGCTTGGCGCGGCCACGGCGAAGCTGCAGTCATGTATCGTCGTCATGGACTCCTCGCTGGACATGAGCAGCGCGTTTTCGGACCAGAGCAACGACGAGTTTGTGCCCAGCAGAAGCCTGAAGAATTTCTCCCTGCTGCTCTCGCTGTCCGCGCTGTATGCGCCGATAATTATTCTCAAGTACATCGACCTTCTGTCCAGGCTGAGGAGATCGCGAGGCTCTGAAGATGTCGCCTTCAACAAGCGGTTGGCGTACAGAGTCGATATATTTTTGTCGCTTCATCCGTACGCTAAACCCTTGGTTCTTCTTGTCGGTACAATGTTGCTTATCGGTCTTGGTGGGCTCGCTCTTTATGGGGTTACTGATGATAGCTTGTCGGATTGCCTCTGGTTATCGTGGACCTTTGTGGCTGATGCGGGAAACCATGCAAATGCCGTGGGCCTTGGGCCTAAGTTGGTTTCAGTTTCAATCAGTATTGGTGGGATGTTGGTTTTTGCCATGATGCTTGGTCTTGTGACTGATTCAATCtcagagaagtttgattctttgagGAAAGGAAGGAGCGAGGTCATAGAGCAGAGTCACACCCTGATCCTTGGGTGGAGTGACAAGTTG GGATCTTTACTGAACCAAATTTGTATTGCTAACGAAAGTTTGGGAGGAGGGACTATCGTAGTGATGGCCGAGAGAGACAAAGAGGAAATGGAAGCAGATATTGCTAAAATGGAGTTTGACTTGAAAGGAACGGCTGTAATATGCAGAAGTGGAAGCCCTTTGATTCTGGCTGACTTGAAAAAG GTCTCAGTTTCTAAGGCGCGTGCAATTGTGGTTTTAGCTGAAGAAGGAAATGCTGACCAG AGTGATGCCCGAGCACTGCGAATAGTCTTGAGTTTAACTGGAGTTAAAGAAGGACTAAGAGGTCACATTGTTGTTGAGCTTAGTGATCTTGACAATGAAGTGCTAGTCAAACTTGTTGGTGGAGACCTTGTGGAAACTGTTGTTGCACATGATGTAATAGGTCGGTTGATGATACAATGCGCGCGTCAGCCGGGCCTTGCTCAG ATATGGGAAGATATCCTTGGCTTCGAGAACTGTGAATTCTATATTAAAAGATGGCCTCAGTTGGTCGGAATGCAATTTGAAGATGTGCTGATTAGTTTTCCTGATGCTGTTCCATGTGGAATAAAGATGGCATCTTACGGGGGCAAGATTATTTTAAATCCTGATGATTGTTATGTCTTGCAAGAGGGCGATGAGGTGATAGTAATTGCAGAGGATGATGATACATATACCCCAGCACCATTACCCAAG GTTAGGAGAGGCTACCCGCCTAAAGATTTTGTTGGTCCAAAGTCTCCTGAAAGAATATTATTTTGTGGTTGGCGACGTGATATGGAGGATATGATAATG GTACTGGATGCTTTCCTAGCTCCAGGGTCAGAGTTGTGGATGTTCAATGATGTCCCTGAGATAGATAGAGAAAGAAAGCTAATTGAAGGAGGTCTGGACTTTAGTCGTCTTGAAAATATTACGTTGGTTCATCGAGAAGGAAATGCTGTTATTCGCCGTCACTTGGAGAGCCTCCCTTTAGAGTCGTTTGATTCT ATATTGATTTTGGCAGATGAATCTGTAGAAGATTCAGCAATCCAAGCTGATTCGAGGTCTCTTGCAACGTTACTGTTGATCAGAGATATTCAG GCAAAACGTCTTCCATACAAGGAAGCGATTGGTTCAGATGGTTTCCGAAGAAGCTTATCAGAAGGTTCTTGGATGGGAGAGATGCAACAAGCATCTGATAAATCTGTTATAATCAGTGAGATATTGGATCCTAGGACTAAAAATTTATTATACATGTCAAAAATAAGCGACTATGTTCTTTCAAATGAACTCGTGAGCATGGCATTGGCAATGGTTGCAGAAGATCGCCAAATAAATTATGTCTTGGAGGAGCTCTTTGCTGAACAG GGGAATGAACTGCAAATACGACAATCTGACCTGTACCTTCGAGAAGACGAGGAGCTAAGCTTCTTCGAGGTCATGCTACGAGCTAGGCAGAGGAAAGAGGTTGTCATCGGGTACCGTCTTGAGGACGCCGAGCGTGCCATAATCAATCCACCAGACAAAGCTTCAAGGAGAAGGTGGTCACCCAAGGATGTTTTTGTTGCTATAGCCGAGAAAGAATGA
- the LOC123114277 gene encoding probable ion channel CASTOR isoform X2, with protein sequence MPLDPDHSPSPPPQPPHRDWFFPPAPPFLPSSSRSLGPRAPFPSTSRSYKPYSPADRRPLPAPRSRSRSPHPSPEQQSPQPPSAPRLRGWDPRYAGVRRGDAQAPAAAAAPPAAPPAVPDRKSPPASALTLRWSGMLSAAAILLCFASLLHRNFSLHDQVHHLRGQLGAATAKLQSCIVVMDSSLDMSSAFSDQSNDEFVPSRSLKNFSLLLSLSALYAPIIILKYIDLLSRLRRSRGSEDVAFNKRLAYRVDIFLSLHPYAKPLVLLVGTMLLIGLGGLALYGVTDDSLSDCLWLSWTFVADAGNHANAVGLGPKLVSVSISIGGMLVFAMMLGLVTDSISEKFDSLRKGRSEVIEQSHTLILGWSDKLGSLLNQICIANESLGGGTIVVMAERDKEEMEADIAKMEFDLKGTAVICRSGSPLILADLKKVSVSKARAIVVLAEEGNADQSDARALRIVLSLTGVKEGLRGHIVVELSDLDNEVLVKLVGGDLVETVVAHDVIGRLMIQCARQPGLAQIWEDILGFENCEFYIKRWPQLVGMQFEDVLISFPDAVPCGIKMASYGGKIILNPDDCYVLQEGDEVIVIAEDDDTYTPAPLPKVKEAVYIDIVRHERNSQKILLCGMRRDIDDMIVVLDAFLAPGSELWMFNDVPEIDRERKLIEGGLDFSRLENITLVHREGNAVIRRHLESLPLESFDSILILADESVEDSAIQADSRSLATLLLIRDIQAKRLPYKEAIGSDGFRRSLSEGSWMGEMQQASDKSVIISEILDPRTKNLLYMSKISDYVLSNELVSMALAMVAEDRQINYVLEELFAEQGNELQIRQSDLYLREDEELSFFEVMLRARQRKEVVIGYRLEDAERAIINPPDKASRRRWSPKDVFVAIAEKE encoded by the exons ATGCCCCTGGACCCCGAccactcgccgtcgccgccgccgcagccgccgcaccGCGACTGGTTcttcccgccggcgccgcccttcctcccctcctcctccaGGTCCCTCGGACCCAGGGCCCCCTTCCCCTCCACCTCCCGCTCCTACAAGCCCTACTCGCCCGCCGACCGCCGCCCGCTCCCGGCCccccgctcccgctcccgctccccgCACCCCTCGCCGGAGCAGCAGTCGCCGCAGCCCCCCTCCGCGCCGCGCCTCCGCGGCTGGGACCCCCGCTACGCGGGCGTCCGCCGCGGCGATGCGCAGGCGCCCGCAGCTGCAGCCGcgccgccggccgccccgccgGCGGTGCCCGACAGGAAGTCGCCGCCCGCGTCCGCGCTCACCCTCCGTTGGTCCGGGATGCTCTCCGCCGCG GCCATTCTGCTCTGCTTCGCCTCCCTCCTCCACAGGAACTTCTCCCTGCACGACCAGGTCCACCATTTGCGG GGACAGCTTGGCGCGGCCACGGCGAAGCTGCAGTCATGTATCGTCGTCATGGACTCCTCGCTGGACATGAGCAGCGCGTTTTCGGACCAGAGCAACGACGAGTTTGTGCCCAGCAGAAGCCTGAAGAATTTCTCCCTGCTGCTCTCGCTGTCCGCGCTGTATGCGCCGATAATTATTCTCAAGTACATCGACCTTCTGTCCAGGCTGAGGAGATCGCGAGGCTCTGAAGATGTCGCCTTCAACAAGCGGTTGGCGTACAGAGTCGATATATTTTTGTCGCTTCATCCGTACGCTAAACCCTTGGTTCTTCTTGTCGGTACAATGTTGCTTATCGGTCTTGGTGGGCTCGCTCTTTATGGGGTTACTGATGATAGCTTGTCGGATTGCCTCTGGTTATCGTGGACCTTTGTGGCTGATGCGGGAAACCATGCAAATGCCGTGGGCCTTGGGCCTAAGTTGGTTTCAGTTTCAATCAGTATTGGTGGGATGTTGGTTTTTGCCATGATGCTTGGTCTTGTGACTGATTCAATCtcagagaagtttgattctttgagGAAAGGAAGGAGCGAGGTCATAGAGCAGAGTCACACCCTGATCCTTGGGTGGAGTGACAAGTTG GGATCTTTACTGAACCAAATTTGTATTGCTAACGAAAGTTTGGGAGGAGGGACTATCGTAGTGATGGCCGAGAGAGACAAAGAGGAAATGGAAGCAGATATTGCTAAAATGGAGTTTGACTTGAAAGGAACGGCTGTAATATGCAGAAGTGGAAGCCCTTTGATTCTGGCTGACTTGAAAAAG GTCTCAGTTTCTAAGGCGCGTGCAATTGTGGTTTTAGCTGAAGAAGGAAATGCTGACCAG AGTGATGCCCGAGCACTGCGAATAGTCTTGAGTTTAACTGGAGTTAAAGAAGGACTAAGAGGTCACATTGTTGTTGAGCTTAGTGATCTTGACAATGAAGTGCTAGTCAAACTTGTTGGTGGAGACCTTGTGGAAACTGTTGTTGCACATGATGTAATAGGTCGGTTGATGATACAATGCGCGCGTCAGCCGGGCCTTGCTCAG ATATGGGAAGATATCCTTGGCTTCGAGAACTGTGAATTCTATATTAAAAGATGGCCTCAGTTGGTCGGAATGCAATTTGAAGATGTGCTGATTAGTTTTCCTGATGCTGTTCCATGTGGAATAAAGATGGCATCTTACGGGGGCAAGATTATTTTAAATCCTGATGATTGTTATGTCTTGCAAGAGGGCGATGAGGTGATAGTAATTGCAGAGGATGATGATACATATACCCCAGCACCATTACCCAAG GTTAAAGAAGCTGTTTACATAGACATTGTTCGCCATGAAAGAAACTCCCAGAAGATTCTTCTTTGTGGAATGCGACGGGATATAGATGATATGATTGTG GTACTGGATGCTTTCCTAGCTCCAGGGTCAGAGTTGTGGATGTTCAATGATGTCCCTGAGATAGATAGAGAAAGAAAGCTAATTGAAGGAGGTCTGGACTTTAGTCGTCTTGAAAATATTACGTTGGTTCATCGAGAAGGAAATGCTGTTATTCGCCGTCACTTGGAGAGCCTCCCTTTAGAGTCGTTTGATTCT ATATTGATTTTGGCAGATGAATCTGTAGAAGATTCAGCAATCCAAGCTGATTCGAGGTCTCTTGCAACGTTACTGTTGATCAGAGATATTCAG GCAAAACGTCTTCCATACAAGGAAGCGATTGGTTCAGATGGTTTCCGAAGAAGCTTATCAGAAGGTTCTTGGATGGGAGAGATGCAACAAGCATCTGATAAATCTGTTATAATCAGTGAGATATTGGATCCTAGGACTAAAAATTTATTATACATGTCAAAAATAAGCGACTATGTTCTTTCAAATGAACTCGTGAGCATGGCATTGGCAATGGTTGCAGAAGATCGCCAAATAAATTATGTCTTGGAGGAGCTCTTTGCTGAACAG GGGAATGAACTGCAAATACGACAATCTGACCTGTACCTTCGAGAAGACGAGGAGCTAAGCTTCTTCGAGGTCATGCTACGAGCTAGGCAGAGGAAAGAGGTTGTCATCGGGTACCGTCTTGAGGACGCCGAGCGTGCCATAATCAATCCACCAGACAAAGCTTCAAGGAGAAGGTGGTCACCCAAGGATGTTTTTGTTGCTATAGCCGAGAAAGAATGA